From the Musa acuminata AAA Group cultivar baxijiao chromosome BXJ3-7, Cavendish_Baxijiao_AAA, whole genome shotgun sequence genome, one window contains:
- the LOC135584258 gene encoding kinesin-like protein KIN-5B produces MSVTPNRRFGFPLPPTPSPFLTPRPEKRQLDLRWADGGPTSNRHDKDKEVNVQVVLRCRPLNDDEQRLNVQKVISCNEQKNEVTVIQGMINKQVDKTFTFDKVFGPKTQQGMTYVHAVAPLVNDVLEGFNCTVFAYGQTGTGKTYTMEGSTKPKGQHLSVDAGVIPRAVRHIFDTLEGRKADYSMKVTFLELYNEEITDLLATEEQTRPAEDRQRKQISLMEDGKGGAVIRGLEEVAVYSVDEIYSLLERGSAKRRTADTLLNKQSSRSHSVFSITIHVKEATIGNDELIKCGRLNLVDLAGSENISRSGAREGRAREAGEVNKSLLTLGRVITSLAEHSSHIPYRDSKLTRLLRESLGGRAKTCIIATISPSAHSLEETLNTLDYACRAKNIKNKPEANKKFSKSVLLKDLFLEIEKLKQDVRAAREKNGIYIPQERFLQDEAEKKATHEKLDVLEFDLDHARKQADRFQELYHAEQERNLDLESKLKECKTNLEENKKAYLELQEILMRSNLMLKEREYIISNLLDSENTILTRAKVLRSDLEIASEDMSLLFAKIERQSQIEAKNHGLVVDFGSELDESLKTLHRMVIGSICENHESLKSMEEYVSSFVAAKCEAAKCLDLKHERLKSIYSSGILHMKELAGALQHKAFSDLEETRSTMFAQMIAVENFLVTVASEAEQVLHDIQISLSEQKDLLDFFVQQQATGLQRNLVSTEAISKTTIHFFHELQRQVSKLLKNLEHDQLEKSRRLAAFEKNFVDLSAREDKAAFEKISLIFTNLMKLKLQMVSEVLGNVDDTNAEDSRRQQVEVANMQLTSDNAKKSWINYIERVESQIQEDAASITKIGTTMDNVFQNCSIKVGQSLHHWKNIQSTIDHMHKDSTAEVDCFVVSRNQERKNIFEEFTSVVSENNVQFDSETSDLQAAAKMSLVLDHEVMERIESTSTMCFDHLKGLRDTHSENVKDIRSLADKCLLREYTVDNPTSLTPTKRSLNVPSLASIEELRTQLEDPIKHDRRDSKLREAEEKQQHVCVPMPTPRSPLTPINSL; encoded by the exons ATGTCCGTGACTCCCAATCGGAGATTCGGGTTTCCGTTACCCCCGACCCCGTCTCCTTTTCTGACCCCTCGCCCCGAGAAGCGGCAACTGGACCTCAGGTGGGCTGACGGTGGCCCGACCTCCAACCGGCATGACAAAGATAAGGAGGTCAATGTTCAAGTCGTACTCAGATGCAG GCCATTGAATGATGACGAGCAAAGGCTGAATGTTCAAAAGGTGATATCTTGTAACGAACAGAAGAACGAGGTGACTGTCATACAAGGCATGATCAACAAACAAGTCGATAAGACATTTACCTTCGACAAG GTGTTTGGACCTAAAACTCAACAAGGAATGACATACGTCCACGCTGTTGCACCACTGGTCAATGATGTTCTCGAAGGTTTCAACTGCACTGTATTTGCCTATGGTCAGACAGGCACAGGAAAAACTTATACGATGGAGGGAAGTACAAAGCCTAAG GGTCAACATCTATCGGTCGATGCTGGAGTGATTCCAAGAGCTGTCCGCCACATTTTTGATACTTTAGAGGGCCGGAAGGCCGATTATAGTATGAAGGTAACCTTTCTGGAGCTGTACAATGAAGAAATAACTGATCTGCTAGCTACCGAAGAGCAAACTAGACCTGCAGAAGATAGACAAAGGAAACAAATCTCTCTTATGGAAGATGGTAAGGGTGGTGCAGTTATAAGAGGTTTAGAAGAGGTGGCTGTCTACAGTGTCGATGAAATTTACAGCCTCCTAGAACGTGGATCGGCCAAGAGACGGACAGCAGATACTCTGTTAAACAAGCAGAGCAG TCGGTCGCATTCAGTCTTTTCTATCACAATCCATGTGAAAGAAGCAACCATAGGAAATGATGAACTTATCAAGTGTGGCAGGCTTAATCTTGTAGATTTGGCTGGCTCAGAAAATATATCCCGTTCTGGTGCAAGAGAG GGCAGAGCAAGGGAAGCAGGAGAGGTGAACAAGAGCTTGTTAACACTTGGTCGTGTCATAACTTCGCTGGCGGAGCATTCTAGCCATATACCTTATAG GGATAGTAAGTTGACAAGGTTGTTAAGGGAATCTTTAGGTGGCAGAGCAAAAACCTGTATAATAGCAACAATATCTCCATCTGCTCACTCTTTAGAGGAAACTCTAAACACCCTTGATTATGCATGCCGTGCGAAGAACATCAAGAACAAGCCAGAG GCAAACAAAAAATTTTCGAAGTCTGTACTTCTGAAGGATCTGTTCCTAGAAATTGAGAAGTTAAAACAAG ATGTAAGAGCGGCAAGGGAGAAAAATGGCATTTACATTCCCCAAGAAAGATTTTTACAGGATGAGGCGGAGAAGAAG GCAACACATGAAAAATTAGACGTTTTGGAGTTTGATTTGGATCATGCACGAAAG CAAGCTGACAGATTTCAAGAACTTTACCATGCTGAACAAGAAAGGAATCTGGACTTGGAAAGCAAACTCAAGGAATGCAAG ACAAATCTTGAAGAGAACAAGAAGGCCTATCTGGAGTTGCAAGAAATTTTAATGAGAAGCAATCTGATGCTCAAGGAAAGGGAGTATATCATTTCAAACCTGTTAGATTCTG AGAATACTATTCTTACACGTGCAAAGGTGCTGCGGAGTGATCTGGAAATTGCATCAGAGGACATGTCGCTCCTCTTTGCTAAAATAG AGCGGCAATCTCAAATTGAAGCAAAAAACCATGGCTTGGTTGTTGATTTTGGCTCTGAGCTTGATGAGAGTCTCAAAACATTACATAGGATGGTGATAGGATCAATTTGTGAAAACCATGAATCGTTAAAATCCATGGAAGAATATGTTAGCTCATTTGTTGCAGCCAAATGTGAG GCAGCCAAATGCTTGGATTTGAAACATGAGAGACTTAAAAGCATATACAGTTCTGGTATCCTGCATATGAAGGAACTTGCAGGTGCGCTACAACATAAAGCCTTTTCAGACCTAGAAGAAACTAGATCAACAATGTTTGCTCAGATGATCGCTGTTGAGAAT TTTCTTGTGACTGTTGCTTCAGAGGCTGAGCAGGTTCTGCATGATATTCAAATATCCCTGTCTGAACAAAAGGATTTGCTGGATTTTTTTGTCCAGCAACAAGCGACG GGattgcaaagaaatcttgtttcgACAGAAGCCATCTCCAAGACAACAATTCATTTCTTCCATGAATTGCAGAGACAGGTCTCCAAGCTTTTAAAGAATCTTGAACATGACCAGTTGGAAAAATCACGCCGCCTAGCTGCATTTGAGAAGAACTTTGTG GATTTATCTGCTAGAGAAGACAAAGCAGCATTTGAAAAAATAtctttgatatttacaaatttgaTGAAATTAAAATTGCAGATG GTGTCTGAGGTTTTAGGAAATGTGGATGACACAAATGCTGAAGACAGTAGGAGGCAGCAGGTGGAGGTGGCCAACATGCAGCTAACATCTGATAATGCCAAAAAGTCATGGATCAATTACATAGAAAGGGTAGAAAGTCAGATTCAGGAGGATGCCGCTTCAATCACGAAGATCGGAACGACAATGGACAACGTTTTTCAGAACTG TTCAATAAAAGTGGGTCAGTCTTTGCATCATTGGAAGAACATTCAATCAACCATAGATCACATGCACAAGGATTCAACTGCAGAAGTTGATTGTTTTGTAGT ATCAAGGAACCAAGAaaggaaaaatatttttgaagaaTTCACATCAGTGGTCTCTGAAAACAATGTGCAATTTGACTCTGAAACCAGTGATCTCCAGGCAGCCGCTAAGA TGTCACTTGTATTGGACCATGAGGTTATGGAGCGCATAGAGTCCACATCAACCATGTGCTTTGACCATCTAAAAGGTTTGCGGGATACTCATAGTGAAAATGTTAAAGATATCAGAAGTTTGGCAGACAAATGCCTTCTAAGGGAATACACG GTTGACAATCCAACTAGTCTTACACCCACAAAGCGTTCTCTCAATGTTCCGAGTTTAGCATCCATTGAAGAACTAAGGACACAGTTGGAAGACCCAATTAAGCATGATAGGCGGGACAGCAAACTAAGAGAAGCTGAAGAAAAGCAGCAGCATGTCTGTGTACCTATGCCAACCCCAAGAAGCCCACTTACGCCCATCAACTCATTATGA
- the LOC135642164 gene encoding metallothionein-like protein 2C produces the protein MSCCGGNCGCVSGCNCGSGCGGCKMYADLGGERGTNTAGIVDLGAATQKGRIDGHEVADGSESGGCDCNKCNCGSSCSCACCGCN, from the exons ATGTCCTGCTGTGGTGGCAACTGCGGATGCGTCTCTGGCTGCAACTGCGGCAGTGGCTGCGGAGG CTGCAAGATGTACGCCGACCTGGGCGGGGAGCGTGGCACCAACACTGCAGGAATCGTCGACCTTGGCGCCGCAACCCAGAAAGG GCGAATTGATGGGCACGAGGTGGCGGACGGGTCTGAGAGtggaggctgcgactgcaacaaATGCAACTGCGGTAGCAGCTGCAGCTGTGCTTGCTGCGGCTGTAACTGA
- the LOC103992147 gene encoding myb-related protein MYBAS1 codes for MRNSVMVPPAMEATQARKGPWTEQEDLQLVWFVRLFGERRWDILAKVSGLNRTGKSCRLRWVNYLHPGLKRGRLTPQEERLVLDLHAKWGNRWSRIARRLPGRTDNEIKNYWRTHMRRKAQERNRSACPSPSSSSVDGPQLGIEKPGGASVAGGNSLISGLGVNDEVAKGYTMDQIWNEIAASESASGLSFEEEQDCPPMPCSMWGVDDEDTRMLNPMPLLAFPCHEF; via the exons ATGCGCAACTCGGTGATGGTGCCGCCTGCGATGGAAGCGACGCAGGCGAGGAAAGGGCCGTGGACGGAGCAGGAGGACCTCCAACTGGTATGGTTTGTGCGCTTGTTCGGTGAACGTCGTTGGGACATCTTAGCCAAGGTGTCAG GCCTTAACAGGACAGGCAAGAGTTGCAGGTTGCGCTGGGTTAATTACCTTCACCCCGGCCTCAAACGCGGCCGCCTGACGCCCCAGGAAGAACGCCTTGTGCTCGACCTTCATGCAAAGTGGGGCAATAG GTGGTCTCGCATTGCTCGGAGGCTCCCAGGGCGcacggacaacgagatcaagaactactggaggacGCACATGAGAAGGAAGGCACAAGAACGGAACAGGAGCGCATGCCCCTCGCCCTCTTCGTCGTCCGTTGATGGACCGCAACTTGGGATCGAAAAGCCTGGCGGTGCGAGCGTTGCAGGGGGCAACTCCTTGATCTCAGGGCTTGGGGTGAACGATGAAGTCGCGAAAGGATACACCATGGATCAGATCTGGAATGAGATAGCTGCATCGGAATCGGCCAGTGGGTTGAGCTTCGAAGAAGAGCAAGACTGCCCTCCAATGCCTTGTTCCATGTGGGGAGTAGATGACGAAGACACAAGGATGCTGAATCCCATGCCTCTTCTTGCTTTCCCTTGTCATGAATTCTGA
- the LOC135643827 gene encoding E3 ubiquitin-protein ligase XB3-like yields the protein MRLVNKTSQQPLSSSTPPLSLLCSRSSLYARPVLGERERGDERHGMGQGVSCAGSSYEHGFFSAVQDGHLETVRSAIDEDPSLLRRATIYDRLSALHIAAANGRVEVLTLVLEKYGNPDIANRHKQTPLMLAAMHGKIACVQKLLEAGANILMFDSLNGRTCLHHAAYYGHSNCLQAIISAARSTGVADSWGFSRFVNVRDDNGATPLHLAAKQRRPDCVHILLDHGALVCASTGGGYGYPGSTPLHLAAHGGSLECVRKLLAWGADRLQRDSAGRIPYAVALKRNHGACAALLNPSAAEPLVWPSPLKVISELGPDAKALLEVALTEANKEREKKILEGTKYSLSPPAHWDAAIPDDSSEASDTELCSICFDQVCTIEVKDCGHQMCAHCMLALCCHNKPNPTTLCLPSPSCPFCRCNIARLVVAKTHDKDEGEKGTTSKLRRSRRSHNFSAESSSFKTSAMGSFSKMSRGSGCITDSEDMVDKP from the exons ATGAGATTAGTGAACAAAACCTCTCAGCAGCCTCTCTCGTCTTCCACCCCTCCCTTGTCTCTCCTCTGCTCCCGCTCCTCCTTGTACGCCCGTCCGGtgcttggagagagagagaggggggacgAGCGGCACGGGATGGGCCAGGGGGTGAGCTGCGCCGGGTCGAGCTACGAGCATGGCTTCTTCAGCGCCGTCCAAGATGGCCACTTGGAGACAGTGCGCAGCGCCATCGATGAAGATCCATCGTTGCTCCGCCGCGCCACCATCTACGATCGCCTTTCCGCACTCCACATCGCCGCTGCCAATGGGCGCGTCGAG GTCTTGACGTTGGTGCTGGAAAAATACGGAAATCCTGATATAGCTAATCGGCATAAACAG ACTCCATTGATGTTGGCTGCGATGCACGGAAAGATTGCCTGTGTGCAAAAGCTACTCGAGGCCGGGGCAAAT ATTCTGATGTTCGATTCGCTAAATGGAAGAACTTGCCTTCATCATGCTGCTTATTATGGTCATTCAAATTGTCTTCAAGCCATTATATCCGCTGCCCGGTCAACTGGCGTCGCTGATTCTTG GGGATTTTCCCGGTTTGTAAATGTTAGAGATGACAATGGGGCGACGCCTTTACACCTTGCTGCAAAGCAAAGACGGCCGGATTGTGTCCACATTCTTTTAGACCATGGAGCTCTTGTTTGTGCTTCGACTGGTGGTGGATATGG TTATCCTGGGAGCACCCCTCTGCACTTGGCAGCTCATGGAGGGAGTTTGGAATGTGTTCGCAAATTGCTTGCATGGGGAGCGGATCGGCTTCAAAGGGATTCAGCTGG GCGAATACCGTATGCTGTTGCCCTCAAGCGAAACCATGGAGCTTGTGCAGCTCTTCTAAACCCATCAGCAGCCGAACCACTGGTTTGGCCTTCTCCATTGAAGGTAATCAGTGAACTTGGTCCAGACGCAAAGGCTCTGCTAGAGGTTGCTCTAACGGAGGCTAATaaggaaagagagaagaagatctTGGAGGGAACAAAATATTCATTGTCACCGCCTGCACATTGGGATGCAGCAATTCCTGATGATAGTTCTGAG GCGAGCGATACAGAGCTTTGTTCCATTTGCTTCGACCAAGTCTGCACTATTGAGGTCAAAGACTGTGGGCACCAGATGTGTGCTCATTGCATGTTGGCTCTTTGCTGCCACAACAAGCCAAATCCCACAACCTTGTGCTTGCCTTCACCATCATGCCCCTTCTGCCGCTGCAACATTGCCAGATTGGTGGTCGCCAAGACACATGACAAAGATGAAGGGGAAAAGGGCACCACCTCTAAGCTAAGGAGGTCAAGGAGGTCCCATAACTTTAGTGCAGAAAGTAGTAGCTTCAAAACTTCGGCTATGGGATCATTTAGTAAGATGAGCCGTGGCTCTGGGTGTATTACTGATAGCGAGGACATGGTGGACAAGCCTTGA